One window from the genome of Jeotgalibaca sp. MA1X17-3 encodes:
- a CDS encoding ABC transporter permease → MDIITLLTIVVSNTLIYSAPLIFTALGGTFSERSGIVNVGLEGIMVMGAFSSIVFNLSLGSQFGDATPWIGLLVGGIIGVAFSIIHAVATINLRANHIVSGTVLNMLAPALAIFLTKVLYDGRGQSDFIVKNFGKESIPFLKDIPVIGKIFFTNITIPAYVGILLAILCYFIIFKTTFGLRLRSVGEHPQAADTLGINVYLMRYSGVMISGFLGGIGGAVLSQSISLNFSGSTIAGQGFIAMAAMIFGKWNPITVMGAALFFGFAQSLGVIGSYIPVIQDIPTVYLNILPYVLTIIVLVGFIGKSKAPAANGTTYIKTK, encoded by the coding sequence ATGGATATTATTACACTTCTAACGATTGTTGTTTCCAATACACTTATTTATTCAGCTCCTCTGATCTTTACCGCTCTGGGAGGAACTTTTTCAGAACGAAGTGGAATTGTAAACGTGGGACTAGAAGGGATTATGGTTATGGGGGCTTTTTCTTCCATCGTCTTTAATCTGTCGTTAGGTTCTCAGTTTGGAGATGCTACTCCTTGGATTGGCTTATTAGTCGGTGGAATAATTGGAGTAGCGTTCTCTATTATTCATGCGGTAGCTACTATAAACTTACGTGCGAATCATATTGTTTCTGGTACAGTGTTAAATATGTTGGCACCCGCATTGGCTATTTTCTTAACTAAAGTATTATACGATGGTAGAGGGCAATCAGACTTTATCGTAAAAAACTTTGGAAAGGAAAGTATTCCTTTTTTGAAAGATATTCCAGTAATAGGTAAGATTTTCTTTACTAATATTACGATTCCAGCTTATGTAGGAATCCTTCTAGCTATCCTTTGTTACTTTATTATTTTTAAGACTACTTTTGGGTTACGTCTGCGTTCGGTTGGAGAACATCCACAAGCAGCAGACACCTTAGGAATTAATGTTTATCTAATGCGTTATTCTGGAGTTATGATTTCTGGGTTTCTTGGAGGAATCGGGGGAGCAGTCTTATCTCAATCAATTTCTCTAAACTTCTCTGGTTCTACTATCGCTGGTCAAGGGTTTATTGCTATGGCGGCAATGATTTTTGGGAAGTGGAATCCAATCACAGTAATGGGGGCAGCCTTATTCTTTGGTTTTGCTCAAAGTCTAGGTGTAATAGGAAGCTATATTCCAGTTATTCAAGATATTCCTACTGTGTATTTAAATATTTTGCCATATGTACTCACCATTATTGTGCTTGTTGGATTTATTGGGAAATCAAAAGCTCCAGCAGCGAATGGAACTACTTATATTAAGACCAAATAA
- a CDS encoding ABC transporter permease: MTKWYNRTRFQNIAVPLLSVLLGILIGAIIMFVFGYDPVKGYTAMIKGSLFTPFYIGQTLRLMAPLVVIALGFAVANVAGFFNIGVAGQVLMGWLLSVIVANAFPSLPKVILLPLSILAGMTAGAVWAGIAGYLRAYFNTSEVIVTIMLNHIAFYITNYFIRDVLTNGSDATPRIPINASLRIPFLSSITNNSTLHGGIFISIIMVVVVWFLLNKTTYGFEFRAVGLNSSAADYAGMNAKKNIILAMLVSGALAGLGGTMEGLGNFQNIFVQGVVPTIGFDGLGVALLGSSSPIGILFSAFLFSVLKTGGTSMPLISGAPNEIVDIVIASIIFFVGANYIIRLVFAKMNKSAKEEVL; this comes from the coding sequence GTGACTAAATGGTATAATCGCACCCGTTTTCAAAATATTGCTGTTCCATTATTATCCGTGTTATTAGGGATTTTGATTGGCGCTATCATCATGTTTGTATTCGGATATGATCCGGTTAAAGGGTATACTGCTATGATAAAAGGATCTCTTTTTACACCTTTTTATATAGGACAAACACTTCGATTGATGGCTCCTTTAGTTGTAATTGCTTTAGGATTTGCGGTAGCAAACGTTGCTGGATTCTTTAACATTGGAGTAGCAGGACAAGTATTAATGGGATGGCTTCTTTCTGTTATCGTAGCAAATGCATTCCCAAGTTTACCTAAAGTTATTCTTTTGCCATTATCTATCTTAGCAGGGATGACTGCCGGAGCAGTTTGGGCTGGAATAGCTGGATATCTACGAGCTTATTTCAATACAAGTGAAGTGATTGTAACGATTATGTTGAATCACATTGCTTTTTATATAACCAACTATTTTATTCGAGATGTACTAACAAACGGAAGTGATGCAACTCCGAGAATTCCTATAAATGCAAGTTTACGTATTCCTTTCTTATCGAGCATCACGAATAATTCAACCCTTCATGGTGGAATTTTCATTTCTATAATTATGGTAGTCGTTGTTTGGTTTTTGCTGAATAAAACAACGTATGGATTTGAATTTCGTGCGGTTGGTCTAAACTCAAGTGCAGCAGATTATGCTGGAATGAACGCTAAAAAGAATATTATTTTGGCTATGCTTGTAAGTGGAGCATTAGCTGGTTTGGGTGGGACAATGGAAGGATTAGGAAACTTTCAAAATATTTTTGTACAAGGAGTTGTACCGACCATTGGTTTTGATGGTTTAGGTGTTGCTTTACTTGGATCGAGTAGCCCGATTGGTATTTTATTCTCTGCCTTTTTGTTTAGTGTCTTAAAAACAGGTGGAACAAGTATGCCACTTATTTCGGGGGCTCCCAATGAAATTGTAGATATTGTGATTGCTTCCATTATCTTTTTTGTAGGAGCAAATTATATTATCCGTTTAGTTTTTGCTAAAATGAATAAATCCGCGAAGGAAGAGGTGCTGTAA
- a CDS encoding BMP family protein: MKKQKFAPFLTLSLGASLLLAACGGADTADTDSGSQPSDVTSSEEVATGDDFSVVMVTDIGGVDDKSFNQSAWEGLKEWGSENNKEEGLEGFNYIQSNDDSEFVTNINTGINNNFDVVFGIGYKLQSAMQDAATNNPDSHFAIIDDVIEGENTVSVLFADNEAAFLAGVAAAHTTKTNKIGFVGGAEGAVIDRFEAGFVEGVMSVNPDIDLKVEYVGSFGDASKAKTIANGMYSSGIDIIYQAAGDSGNGVFSEARDVVTSDSEKEIWVIGVDRDQTEEGKVELKDGSIRELTLTSTLKGVGTAAHDIANLAMKGEFPAGEVLRLSLKDGGVSLTDGLLEAEALKAVREAEEQIINGDIVVSETPEKE, encoded by the coding sequence GTGAAAAAGCAAAAATTTGCACCATTTTTGACATTGAGTTTAGGAGCAAGTCTGTTATTAGCGGCGTGTGGCGGAGCAGATACTGCAGATACTGATAGCGGAAGTCAGCCATCAGACGTTACTAGTAGTGAAGAAGTAGCAACCGGTGATGATTTCTCAGTAGTTATGGTTACCGACATTGGTGGGGTAGATGATAAGTCATTTAACCAGAGTGCTTGGGAAGGACTTAAAGAATGGGGAAGTGAAAATAACAAAGAAGAAGGACTCGAAGGATTTAACTATATTCAATCCAACGATGATTCTGAGTTTGTTACCAACATCAATACAGGTATCAATAATAATTTCGATGTAGTATTTGGGATTGGTTATAAACTACAATCAGCAATGCAAGACGCAGCAACAAATAATCCAGATTCTCACTTTGCTATCATTGATGATGTAATCGAAGGAGAAAATACTGTTTCTGTTTTGTTCGCAGATAATGAAGCAGCATTCTTAGCTGGTGTAGCAGCAGCTCATACTACTAAAACAAACAAAATTGGATTTGTAGGTGGAGCAGAAGGAGCTGTTATTGATCGTTTTGAAGCAGGTTTTGTGGAAGGCGTAATGTCTGTTAATCCAGATATTGATCTTAAAGTAGAATATGTTGGTAGTTTTGGAGATGCTTCTAAAGCAAAAACAATCGCTAACGGTATGTATTCAAGTGGGATCGACATCATTTATCAAGCAGCAGGAGATTCTGGTAACGGAGTATTCTCTGAAGCACGTGATGTTGTGACTTCTGATTCTGAAAAAGAAATTTGGGTAATCGGTGTAGACCGTGACCAAACGGAAGAAGGAAAAGTTGAGTTAAAAGATGGATCTATTCGTGAATTAACATTAACTTCAACTCTTAAAGGAGTAGGAACTGCTGCACATGATATTGCTAACTTAGCAATGAAGGGTGAATTTCCAGCGGGTGAAGTATTACGTCTTTCTTTGAAAGATGGTGGTGTGAGCTTAACAGATGGACTATTAGAAGCTGAAGCTTTAAAAGCTGTTCGTGAAGCAGAAGAACAAATCATCAATGGAGATATCGTTGTAAGTGAAACTCCTGAAAAAGAATAA
- a CDS encoding DNA translocase FtsK: MAKQSPKKSRKSTSKNKKTNRISHELTGILYLFAAVLGISQLGFAGILTANFFRFFFGEIFIVPLGLFGIYGLYLLIMGNEPRLRKKYILSGILLLLASMLYLHAASFQTIASAGGSVFQVTLVRFLSDTRASTITGTMGGGMIGAILYMTTHFLVAQWGTFVIIGLLIFLGICTILGMSTHDVMQMVRKVLFQVGNLLKIGYGWISNRLSRQWTSLKERFINKTNQNKTTTPSSIEESGEDSVQEDNWLSKARNKITKGAETNEAGENQQSTDGSDIPASVQLTIDSYQRQQENEEKLFEKVPPSDPTIASRQKTGDEQGGEENETDLEFEIKEETENRDYILPENHLLNDVKPTDQSQEYGIIEKNVKKLEETFKSFGVDAKVRKANLGPAVTKYEIQPAVGVKVSKIVSLADDIALALAAKDIRLEAPIPGKSFIGIEVPNSEVSTVSFRNVMEGQKYTEKLLEVPLGRDISGIVQTADLTKMPHLLIAGATGSGKSVCINGIITSILMKAKPNEVKMMMIDPKKVELNVYNGIPHLLTPVVTNPRKAAQALHKVVAEMERRYELFAGTGMRNIDGYNDLITEHNLEKGEDNPRLPYIVVIVDELADLMMVASNEVEDAITRLAQMARAAGIHMILATQRPSVDVITGIIKANVPSRVAFAVSSSTDSRTIIDGGGAEKLLGRGDMLFRPMGENKPIRIQGAFISDAEVERVVSFVKDQQEANYSEEMMQLDSTAPIKEEPEDELFHDAIEFIRNDDTASISKLQRRFRIGYNRAARMIDDMEARGIVGPPDGSKPRKVNISDEIYPQSTELEDSP, from the coding sequence ATGGCGAAACAATCTCCGAAAAAAAGTCGGAAATCTACTTCGAAAAACAAAAAAACAAATCGTATCTCTCATGAACTAACTGGAATTCTATATTTATTTGCAGCAGTTTTAGGGATAAGTCAATTAGGCTTTGCTGGCATTTTAACTGCTAATTTTTTCCGTTTCTTTTTTGGTGAAATATTTATAGTTCCTTTGGGATTATTTGGAATATATGGATTATATTTATTGATTATGGGGAACGAGCCACGATTGCGGAAGAAGTACATTCTTTCTGGCATCTTGCTATTGTTAGCATCTATGCTTTATTTGCATGCTGCTTCTTTTCAGACCATCGCTTCTGCAGGAGGTTCCGTTTTTCAAGTTACACTGGTGCGATTTTTATCTGATACACGAGCCAGCACGATTACTGGAACCATGGGCGGAGGAATGATTGGTGCCATCTTATACATGACGACTCATTTTCTGGTGGCACAATGGGGAACTTTTGTGATTATTGGACTCCTAATCTTTTTAGGAATCTGTACGATATTAGGAATGAGTACCCACGATGTTATGCAAATGGTACGAAAAGTTTTGTTCCAAGTAGGGAACCTTTTGAAAATAGGATATGGATGGATTTCAAATAGGCTTTCACGACAATGGACAAGTTTAAAAGAACGTTTTATAAATAAAACCAACCAAAATAAAACAACAACTCCCTCCTCTATTGAAGAATCTGGAGAAGATTCTGTACAAGAGGATAATTGGTTGTCAAAAGCAAGAAATAAAATAACAAAAGGTGCAGAGACAAACGAAGCAGGAGAAAATCAGCAGTCTACAGACGGATCTGACATTCCTGCATCAGTTCAATTGACCATTGATAGTTATCAAAGACAGCAAGAAAATGAGGAAAAGCTTTTTGAAAAAGTACCTCCTTCTGATCCAACGATCGCTTCTAGACAAAAAACAGGAGACGAACAGGGAGGGGAAGAAAATGAAACGGACCTTGAATTTGAAATAAAAGAAGAAACGGAAAATCGAGATTATATTTTACCGGAAAATCATCTTTTAAATGACGTAAAACCAACCGACCAATCTCAAGAATATGGCATTATTGAAAAAAATGTTAAAAAATTAGAAGAAACATTTAAAAGCTTTGGAGTGGATGCGAAAGTCCGAAAAGCAAACTTGGGTCCAGCGGTTACGAAATATGAGATTCAACCTGCTGTAGGTGTAAAAGTCAGTAAAATTGTGAGTCTTGCAGATGATATTGCTCTAGCACTCGCTGCGAAAGATATTCGTCTGGAAGCACCAATTCCTGGGAAATCCTTTATTGGAATTGAAGTTCCTAATAGTGAGGTTAGTACTGTGTCCTTTCGAAATGTTATGGAAGGTCAAAAATATACAGAAAAACTTCTTGAAGTTCCTTTAGGAAGAGATATTTCAGGGATTGTTCAAACGGCTGATTTAACGAAGATGCCTCACTTACTTATAGCCGGTGCAACTGGAAGTGGTAAGTCAGTTTGTATCAATGGAATCATCACAAGTATTTTGATGAAGGCAAAACCGAACGAAGTAAAAATGATGATGATTGATCCTAAAAAAGTAGAATTAAATGTATACAATGGCATTCCCCATCTACTTACTCCAGTAGTGACCAATCCTAGAAAAGCAGCACAGGCATTACACAAGGTAGTAGCTGAGATGGAAAGAAGATATGAATTATTTGCGGGAACGGGTATGAGGAATATTGATGGCTACAATGATCTCATCACGGAACACAACCTTGAAAAAGGAGAAGATAATCCACGACTACCTTACATTGTAGTGATTGTAGATGAATTAGCTGATTTGATGATGGTTGCTAGCAATGAAGTGGAAGATGCCATTACTCGTTTAGCTCAAATGGCGCGTGCAGCTGGAATACATATGATCTTAGCCACTCAAAGACCAAGTGTGGATGTTATTACAGGAATCATTAAAGCAAATGTTCCTTCACGTGTTGCGTTTGCCGTTTCTAGTTCAACTGATTCTCGAACCATTATTGATGGAGGTGGGGCTGAAAAACTATTAGGACGTGGTGATATGTTATTCCGTCCAATGGGAGAAAATAAGCCGATTCGAATTCAAGGAGCCTTTATATCAGATGCTGAAGTAGAACGTGTTGTTTCTTTTGTAAAAGATCAACAGGAAGCTAATTATTCAGAAGAAATGATGCAATTAGATAGTACGGCACCGATTAAAGAAGAACCGGAAGATGAACTATTCCATGATGCCATAGAATTTATCCGAAATGATGATACAGCGAGTATCTCAAAACTACAAAGAAGATTCCGTATTGGTTATAATCGTGCAGCACGAATGATAGACGATATGGAAGCAAGAGGAATTGTAGGTCCACCCGACGGTAGTAAACCGCGAAAAGTGAATATCAGTGATGAAATTTACCCACAAAGTACGGAATTAGAAGATAGTCCTTAA
- a CDS encoding DUF1033 family protein, giving the protein MYQVYLTEGEYEPWWFFDDWKTLIIEEKTFKNLEEAIEEYNSEFFKHSNTYPYQKTKKSFLTAFWCDEEKVFCESCDDDIQIYHGVMLLKDGQRIS; this is encoded by the coding sequence ATGTATCAGGTTTATTTGACTGAAGGCGAGTATGAACCTTGGTGGTTTTTTGATGATTGGAAAACATTAATTATAGAAGAAAAAACGTTTAAAAATCTTGAAGAAGCTATTGAAGAATATAATAGTGAATTTTTTAAACATTCTAATACGTATCCCTATCAAAAAACAAAGAAATCTTTTTTGACCGCTTTTTGGTGTGATGAAGAAAAAGTTTTCTGTGAATCTTGTGATGATGACATTCAAATTTATCATGGTGTCATGCTTTTAAAAGATGGACAGCGTATTTCATAA
- a CDS encoding acylphosphatase, protein MIKNALLLVEGRVQGVGFRYTTKQIADEIGIKGTVRNNEDGTVSIEAVGEAKQLENFIEKIKNNPTPFSKVDHVSIEEKESIENFISFHITN, encoded by the coding sequence ATGATAAAGAATGCTTTACTTTTAGTAGAAGGACGCGTACAAGGGGTCGGATTTCGCTATACAACTAAACAAATTGCAGATGAAATAGGAATTAAAGGAACAGTTCGTAATAATGAGGACGGAACAGTTTCTATTGAAGCGGTTGGCGAAGCAAAACAGCTAGAAAACTTCATTGAAAAAATCAAAAATAATCCCACTCCTTTTTCGAAAGTCGATCATGTTTCAATCGAAGAAAAAGAATCTATTGAAAATTTCATAAGTTTCCATATTACCAATTGA
- the yidC gene encoding membrane protein insertase YidC, translated as MKLKKKLMFSAEMLALLTFLSGCMKYDENRNPTGFIYENLVVPTSKFIIWMAELFDGNYGLAIIVITIIVRIIIMPLNFSQIKKSMIQQEKMRYIKPDLDDIQRRQKQAVTPEEKQTVSQEMMSLYKDNNISMTGGVGCLPILIQMPIFTAMYQAVNLTPEIAASTFLGINLGDSSALLAILAGLAYVVQGYVSMIGVPEESKKQMKSMMMLNPVMILFFSWSSPAGLALYWLAGGIFAAAQTFTQNKLIKPKVQAQVEEEIKKNPIKKPMKQAKPVSEKPKEKPVKTLSASQRYADKASGRNAGKQKRK; from the coding sequence ATGAAGCTAAAGAAAAAGTTAATGTTCTCAGCTGAAATGCTTGCTCTCCTGACATTTTTATCAGGTTGTATGAAGTATGATGAAAACCGCAATCCGACAGGTTTCATTTATGAAAACCTAGTTGTACCAACCAGTAAGTTTATTATCTGGATGGCAGAGTTATTTGATGGGAATTATGGCTTAGCCATTATCGTAATTACCATCATTGTTCGAATTATTATCATGCCTCTTAATTTTAGTCAGATTAAGAAATCCATGATTCAGCAAGAAAAAATGCGTTATATCAAGCCTGACTTAGATGATATTCAGCGGCGTCAGAAACAGGCGGTTACTCCTGAAGAGAAGCAAACCGTTTCTCAAGAGATGATGTCTCTATATAAAGATAACAATATTAGCATGACGGGTGGAGTTGGTTGTTTACCCATTCTAATCCAAATGCCCATTTTCACTGCAATGTATCAGGCCGTTAACTTAACGCCAGAGATTGCAGCAAGTACATTTTTAGGAATTAATTTAGGAGATTCAAGTGCCCTCCTTGCGATTTTAGCTGGACTAGCTTATGTTGTCCAAGGTTACGTTTCAATGATTGGTGTTCCGGAAGAATCAAAAAAACAAATGAAATCAATGATGATGTTGAATCCAGTAATGATTCTATTCTTCTCATGGTCTTCCCCTGCTGGACTAGCTCTTTATTGGCTAGCTGGTGGAATTTTTGCTGCAGCTCAGACGTTTACACAAAATAAACTGATTAAGCCAAAAGTTCAAGCTCAGGTTGAAGAAGAAATAAAGAAAAATCCGATTAAAAAACCAATGAAACAAGCAAAACCTGTTTCAGAAAAACCAAAAGAAAAACCTGTCAAAACCTTATCAGCTTCACAAAGATATGCTGATAAAGCTTCAGGTAGAAATGCTGGCAAACAAAAACGCAAGTAA